The Caulifigura coniformis genome includes a region encoding these proteins:
- a CDS encoding citrate/2-methylcitrate synthase — MATEFYHPGLRGVIAGETDICSLDDGLRYRGYCIYDLVQGASFFEVAYLLLYEQLPNEERFADFISVLADEAELADGIPELLELLPLHISPLEALRTGINLLSHGDPQSGEAVGEAGQAQAIRMLARVPLLLSTICSQRYPGWEGETAENKKEYRRFDPSLSFSCNLFRLLQGRSPLELEEHALEVALILAIEHEFTPSSFSARLAGSTHADIYSAIQAALSTFIGARHSGADRSVLEVLDAIPGQEDAEEWVRARQEAGDRIAGFGHPVFTESDPRAALLESYCQRIAQLRKQASREELAGVIEDTVWAQMRLPSNFDWPFGRLLEYLGFRRDLHPAIFVCSRLVGWCAHAMEQSSSGEAIRPRARYRGAEHLEFEPIWRRDA; from the coding sequence ATGGCGACTGAGTTCTACCACCCGGGCTTGCGCGGGGTCATCGCCGGCGAAACCGACATCTGCTCGCTGGATGACGGTCTGCGATACCGGGGCTACTGCATCTACGATCTCGTCCAGGGCGCCTCGTTTTTCGAAGTTGCCTATCTCCTCCTGTACGAGCAGCTTCCCAACGAAGAGCGGTTCGCCGATTTCATCAGCGTGCTGGCGGATGAGGCGGAACTGGCGGACGGAATCCCCGAGCTGCTCGAGCTGCTGCCGCTGCACATCAGCCCCCTCGAGGCGCTGCGGACGGGGATCAACCTGCTGTCGCATGGCGATCCGCAATCGGGGGAAGCGGTGGGCGAAGCGGGGCAGGCGCAGGCGATCCGGATGCTCGCGCGTGTTCCGCTGCTGCTGTCGACGATCTGCAGCCAGCGGTACCCTGGCTGGGAAGGGGAGACGGCCGAGAACAAGAAGGAATATCGCCGATTCGATCCGTCGCTGAGTTTCTCGTGCAACCTGTTCCGCCTGCTGCAGGGGCGCTCCCCGCTGGAACTGGAAGAGCACGCTCTCGAAGTGGCGCTCATCCTCGCGATTGAGCATGAGTTCACTCCGTCGAGCTTCTCGGCGCGGCTGGCCGGCTCGACGCACGCAGACATTTACTCCGCGATCCAGGCGGCGCTGAGCACATTCATCGGCGCGCGTCACAGCGGGGCCGATCGCTCGGTTCTCGAAGTGCTCGACGCGATTCCAGGCCAGGAAGACGCGGAAGAGTGGGTTCGGGCGCGGCAGGAAGCGGGGGATCGGATCGCCGGGTTCGGACATCCGGTGTTCACGGAGTCGGATCCCCGGGCGGCACTCCTGGAATCGTACTGCCAGCGGATCGCCCAGCTGCGCAAGCAGGCGTCCCGCGAGGAACTGGCGGGAGTGATCGAAGACACCGTGTGGGCCCAGATGCGGCTGCCCTCCAACTTCGACTGGCCTTTCGGTCGGCTGCTGGAATACCTCGGATTCCGCCGTGACCTGCACCCGGCGATCTTCGTGTGCAGTCGACTCGTCGGCTGGTGCGCTCACGCGATGGAACAGTCATCGAGCGGCGAAGCGATTCGGCCGCGTGCCCGCTATCGCGGCGCGGAGCATCTTGAGTTCGAGCCGATCTGGCGACGGGATGCCTGA
- a CDS encoding alkaline phosphatase — MWNLRLLMGTFVAPIGVAAALVSVHAADSAEAPQSDPVAKLQAAAATDNVSEFGHWGNDPKNYKMWGTHSNRLIPIYTFGTKGAGKGVDLESYTGANSRYRQADKIEELYGYDAPETLNPSAEYCDQTDIYRIQRAALDAGKKYVFLIVFDGMDWQTTRAAAIYKAGKVGYDSGRGTGLHFQDYKAGGTTQFGFMVTSPHNEGTDIDVNLQTVKNPGGELRGGYSVERGGPNPWTPGTDKQYPISQPKDAAMRHAYTDSSSSATSMTAGIKTYNNCVNVDYAGVKVATIAHEAQREGYSVGAVTSVPISHATPAASYAHNVHRDDYQDLTRDLIGVKSVAHPETPLPGLDVLIGGGYGHEVKGKDAKKISAADTQGDNFVPGNLYLTDADRDAVDVKNGGRYVFATRTPGRTGSDVLKEATAKAISGKHRLFGFFGVGSGKGHLPFRTADGKFDPVQGRAKAVESYTPEDISENPTLVDMAESAISVLSKNPKGFWLMVEAGDVDWANHNNNVDDSIGATISGDNAVKAVTDWVEKNSNWNESVVIVTADHGHYLVIEKPELLVPAAK; from the coding sequence ATGTGGAATCTTCGTCTGTTGATGGGCACATTCGTCGCCCCCATCGGTGTCGCCGCTGCGCTCGTCAGCGTCCATGCCGCCGACTCCGCTGAGGCCCCCCAAAGCGATCCCGTCGCGAAACTGCAGGCCGCCGCCGCAACCGACAACGTCTCGGAGTTCGGCCACTGGGGGAACGACCCGAAGAATTACAAGATGTGGGGAACCCACTCCAACCGCCTGATTCCGATCTACACCTTCGGAACCAAAGGGGCCGGCAAGGGAGTCGACCTCGAAAGTTACACCGGCGCCAACAGCCGCTATCGCCAGGCCGACAAGATCGAGGAACTCTACGGCTACGACGCCCCGGAGACCCTCAACCCCTCCGCCGAGTATTGCGACCAGACCGACATCTACCGCATCCAGCGCGCCGCGCTCGACGCCGGGAAGAAGTACGTCTTTCTCATCGTCTTTGACGGGATGGACTGGCAGACGACCCGCGCCGCCGCGATCTACAAGGCCGGCAAAGTCGGTTACGACTCCGGACGTGGAACCGGACTCCACTTCCAGGATTACAAGGCCGGCGGCACGACCCAGTTCGGCTTCATGGTCACCAGCCCTCACAACGAGGGAACCGACATCGATGTGAACCTGCAGACGGTGAAGAACCCCGGCGGCGAGCTTCGCGGCGGCTACAGCGTCGAGCGCGGCGGCCCGAATCCCTGGACCCCCGGAACCGACAAGCAGTACCCCATCAGCCAGCCCAAGGACGCTGCGATGCGGCACGCCTACACCGACTCATCCAGCTCCGCCACGAGCATGACCGCCGGAATCAAGACCTACAACAACTGCGTCAACGTCGACTATGCAGGGGTGAAGGTCGCGACCATCGCCCACGAAGCTCAGCGCGAAGGATATTCCGTCGGCGCCGTGACAAGCGTTCCCATCAGCCATGCCACGCCCGCCGCAAGCTATGCCCATAACGTCCACCGCGATGACTACCAGGACCTCACCCGCGACCTCATCGGTGTGAAGTCCGTCGCTCATCCCGAAACGCCTCTCCCGGGCCTCGATGTCCTCATCGGCGGCGGCTACGGCCACGAGGTCAAAGGAAAGGACGCGAAGAAGATCAGCGCGGCCGATACGCAGGGCGACAACTTCGTCCCCGGCAACCTCTACCTGACCGATGCCGACCGCGACGCCGTCGATGTGAAGAACGGCGGCCGGTATGTCTTCGCGACCCGGACTCCCGGTCGCACGGGAAGCGACGTGCTGAAAGAAGCCACGGCAAAGGCCATCTCCGGCAAGCACCGGCTGTTCGGATTCTTCGGAGTCGGAAGCGGCAAGGGCCATCTCCCGTTCCGCACGGCCGACGGAAAGTTCGACCCCGTCCAGGGACGCGCCAAGGCCGTCGAGTCCTACACCCCGGAAGACATCAGCGAAAACCCGACCCTCGTCGACATGGCCGAGTCGGCCATCTCCGTCCTCTCGAAGAATCCCAAAGGCTTCTGGCTGATGGTCGAAGCGGGCGACGTCGACTGGGCCAACCACAACAACAACGTGGACGACTCGATCGGTGCTACGATCAGCGGCGACAACGCCGTGAAAGCCGTCACGGACTGGGTCGAGAAGAACAGCAACTGGAACGAGTCAGTCGTGATCGTCACGGCCGACCACGGGCACTATCTCGTCATCGAGAAGCCCGAGCTGCTGGTTCCGGCGGCGAAGTAA